A region of Diospyros lotus cultivar Yz01 chromosome 3, ASM1463336v1, whole genome shotgun sequence DNA encodes the following proteins:
- the LOC127796313 gene encoding ABC transporter G family member 28-like isoform X2: MWNETGNHGGKSSWNGHGGRNGGDTNRNGCCGQDNNSRLTSSHCGEIGCTKYACRKLHEKPPQQHVTNFATHETSPLSTGNPTTCLVSSSSKWVIDSGAIDHMTGDAGCFELATCEEKTANQNITAYGILLFVGLSLILLIIYNCSDQVISTKEKKQAKSREAAARSARETAQAHARWKSAKDVAKKHAIGFSTQLSRTFSRKKSTLPPMPKGSKNDQSNLTKMMQELEEDPDSHEGFNMEIGDNNFKKNMPKGKQLHTRSQIFKYAYGQIEKEKAMQEQNKNLTFSGVISMATDIDIRTRPTIEVAFKDLTLTLKGKNKNLLRCVTGKIIPGHVTAVMGPSGAGKTTFLSALAGKATGCMMSGMVIINGKVESIRSYKKIIGFVPQDDIVHGNLTVEENLWFSARCRLSADLPKPEKVLVVERVIESLGLQHVRDSLVGTVEKRGISGGQRKRVNVGLEMVMEPSLLILDEPTSGLDSSSSQLLLRALRREALEGVNICMVVHQPSYTLFKMFDDLILLAKGGLTAYHGSVKKVEEYFAGLGIQVPERVNPPDYFIDILEGIEKPSTNSGINYKELPLRWMLHNGYAVPPDMLNSTAGVSSSAGEDSAHGSKSVADGSVGQSFAGDLWQDMKFHVVLKGDLLQHNFLNAKDLSNRKTPGILLQYKYFLGRVGRQRLREARMQAVDFLILLIAGICLGTLAKVSDETFGALGYTYTVIAVSLLSKIAALRAFSLDKVYYWRESASGISSLAYFMAKDTIDHFNTLIKPLVYLSMFYFFNNPRSSFLDNYIVLVCLVYCVTGVAYAFAIYLEPGPAQLWSVIVPVVLTLIANQNYQGGILKTIENLCYTKWALEAFVVANAQMYSGVWLITRCGSLMKSNYKLNDWIPCLIYLVIAGILSRGVAFFCLVTFQKK; encoded by the exons ATGTGGAATGAAACAGGAAATCATGGTGGTAAGAGTAGCTGGAATGGACATGGTGGCAGGAATGGTGGTGATACCAATAGGAATGGATGTTGTGGACAGGATAACAATAGCAGGCTAACATCCTCTCATTGTGGTGAAATTGGTTGCACAAAATATGCCTGTCGAAAACTCCACGAGAAACCACCGCAGCAGCACGTTACTAACTTCGCTACTCATGAAACTAGTCCTTTGTCTACTG GTAATCCCACTACATGTCTTGTGTCATCCTCTTCCAAATGGGTCATTGATTCAGGTGCCATAGATCATATGACTGGTGATGCAG GGTGCTTTGAGTTGGCAACTTGTGAAGAAAAAACTGCAAATCAGAACATTACTGCATATGGCATCCTTCTTTTT GTTGGTTTGTCACTTATACTTCTTATTATCTATAACTGTTCTGATCAAGTTATCAGTACTAAAGAAAAAAAGCAAGCAAAATCCAGAGAAGCAGCTGCAAGAAGTGCCAGAGAGACTGCTCAGGCACATGCAAGATGGAAATCAGCAAAGGATGTTGCTAAGAAGCATGCAATTGGATTTTCAACCCAGTTATCACGGACATTTTCTCGTAAGAAGTCTACCTTACCACCAATGCCAAAAGGAAGTAAAAATGATCAAAGCAACCTTACAAAGATGATGCAGGAGCTTGAGGAAGACCCTGACAGTCATGAAGGATTTAATATGGAGATTGgagataataattttaaaaagaacatGCCTAAGGGTAAGCAGTTGCATACTCGCAGCCAAATTTTCAAGTATGCTTACGGTcaaattgaaaaggaaaaagcTATGCAGGAGCAAAACAAGAACTTGACTTTCTCGGGGGTCATTTCAATGGCTACTGATATTGACATCAGAACTAGGCCTACAATTGAGGTTGCTTTCAAGGATTTAACACTCACTTtgaaagggaaaaacaagaatCTATTAAGGTGTGTGACTGGGAAAATTATACCTGGCCATGTTACCGCTGTCATGGGCCCATCTGGGGCTGGAAAAACAACATTTCTTTCTGCTTTAGCTGGAAAAGCAACTGGGTGCATGATGAGTGGTATGGTTATCATAAATGGGAAGGTAGAATCAATTCGTTCATACAAGAAAATTATCGGGTTTGTCCCACAAGATGATATAGTACATGGAAACTTGACAGTAGAGGAGAATCTGTGGTTTAGCGCTAGGTGCAG gCTATCAGCTGATCTGCCTAAACCCGAGAAAGTTCTAGTTGTTGAAAGAGTCATTGAGTCCTTGGGACTGCAGCATGTGCGGGATTCCCTAGTTGGGACTGTGGAGAAGCGAGGCATCTCTGGAGGTCAAAGAAAGAGAGTAAATGTTGGGTTGGAAATGGTCATGGAACCTTCCCTGTTGATCTTAGATGAACCTACTTCTGGTTTGGACAGTTCTTCTTCACAGTTATTACTTAGAGCACTACGCCGTGAAGCTTTAGAAGGAGTAAACATTTGCATGGTGGTTCACCAACCCAG CTACACCTTGTTCAAGATGTTTGATGACTTGATACTTCTAGCTAAAGGTGGTCTTACCGCATATCATGGATCAGTGAAGAAAGTTGAAGAATACTTTGCAGGCCTTGGGATCCAAGTTCCTGAGCGTGTTAATCCTCCAGATTACTTCATTGACATCCTTGAGGGAATTGAAAAACCAAGCACAAACTCAGGCATAAACTATAAAGAACTTCCTCTCAGATGGATGCTTCATAATGGATACGCTGTGCCCCCAGATATGCTAAATTCTACTGCTGGGGTATCATCCTCAGCAGGGGAAGATTCAGCTCATGGATCAAAATCTGTTGCTGATGGCTCTGTTGGACAATCTTTTGCTGGAGACCTGTGGCAGGATATGAAGTTCCATGTCGTCTTGAAGGGTGACCTTTTACAGCATAACTTCCTAAATGCAAAGGACTTATCCAACCGAAAAACTCCTGGCATTTTGCtgcaatataaatattttcttgggag gGTTGGCAGGCAACGTCTGCGAGAAGCTAGAATGCAAGCTGTTGATTTTCTGATCTTATTGATAGCCGGAATATGTCTGGGAACACTTGCTAAAGTAAGCGATGAAACCTTTGGGGCACTTGGGTACACTTACACGGTCATTGCAGTTT CTCTTCTCAGTAAAATTGCGGCTTTGAGAGCTTTTTCTCTGGATAAGGTATACTACTGGAGAGAGAGCGCTTCCGGCATAAGCAGCTTGGCCTACTTTATGGCAAAGGATACAATCGACCATTTCAATACACTTATAAAACCTCTCGTCTATCTCTCAATGTTCTATTTCTTCAACAACCCCAGATCTTCTTTCTTAGATAATTACATTGTTTTGGTTTGTCTGGTTTACTGTGTTACTGGTGTCGCTTATGCCTTCGCCATCTACCTTGAACCTGGTCCAGCACAACTG TGGTCAGTGATTGTTCCAGTTGTTTTGACCCTCATTGCAAACCAGAATTACCAAGgaggaattttgaaaacaatagAGAACTTGTGCTACACAAAGTGGGCTCTGGAAGCTTTTGTGGTGGCAAACGCTCAAAT GTATTCTGGGGTGTGGCTGATAACAAGATGTGGTTCACTTATGAAAAGCAACTACAAGCTCAATGATTGGATTCCTTGCTTGATATACCTTGTCATCGCCGGTATACTTAGTCGTGGCGTGGCCTTCTTTTGCTTGGTAACCTTCCAAAAGAAATAG